The Solanum lycopersicum chromosome 6, SLM_r2.1 genome has a window encoding:
- the LOC101268475 gene encoding kinesin-like protein KIN-14I yields MAADGALSFSVASVVEDVLQQHGSRSRNLDLDARRAEEAATRRYEAAAWLRKVVGFVGAKDLPAEPSEEDFRLGLRSGIILCNVLNKMQPGAVSKVVESPVDSALIPDGAALSAFQYFENVRNFLVAAQELGIPSFEASDLEQGGKSSRVVSCVLGLKAYSEWKQTGGTGVWKFGGNVKSTTSAKQFVRKNSEPFSSSLSRSVSMNEKSTNGVCTEAESNKMSSSSLSNLVRAILIDKKPEEVPNLVESVLNKVVEEFEQRITSQIQLNKAITPKDSAVSCGNKFVQKHSSASTKADQRTVTLMKEENRIVSEELQRRYMMQNTFVDQQQQDIKDLKQTLLTTKAGMQFMQMKFHEEMQNIGIHIHGLAHAASGYHRVLEENRRLYNQVQDLKGSIRVYCRVRPFLPGQSSYISNVDHIDDGSITIGVPSKNGKGRKSFNFNKVFGPSATQGEVFSDTQQLIRSVLDGYNVCIFAYGQTGSGKTYTMTGPKDLTEQSRGVNYRALGDLFLLAEQRKDTFLYDVSVQMIEIYNEQVRDLLVSDGVHKRLEIRSASQGLTVPDASLVRVASTSDVIDLMNLGQRNRAVSATALNDRSSRSHSCLTVHVQGRDLTSGAILRGCMHLVDLAGSERVDKSEVTGDRLKEAQHINKSLSALGDVISALAQKNAHVPYRNSKLTQLLQDSLGGQAKTLMFVHISPEPDAIGETISTLKFAERVSTVELGAARVNKDTTDVKELKEQIASLKAALARKETESVSMSYKVTSSPCGLQSSPFQSNLQGREMLGNSNIQRKPVEDVGNREVSSNSAFRQRRQSFDLDELLGNSSPWPPASSPSENYVEDDSNMSSGEWVDKVMVNKQEAARGVGNLFGCWESEKGNGSDVLYENYLSDSSKVYQEKTTSLFQMSNHFDITASEDLDEFDATTSDSSEPDLLWQFNNSKVNTFPSSGNGSKIQKPNTKPGKIPESRNVVHKVGPPLSRQTSGISHNQRNGRQAMTAEMKRKAGSRK; encoded by the exons ATGGCTGCTGATGGTGCATTGTCTTTCTCTGTGGCATCTGTGGTGGAAGATGTTCTTCAGCAGCATGGAAGTAGATCAAGGAATCTTGATTTGGATGCCCGACGAGCAGAGGAAGCAG CAACAAGGAGGTATGAAGCAGCAGCGTGGCTGAGAAAGGTGGTGGGATTTGTGGGAGCAAAAGATTTACCAGCTGAACCTTCTGAGGAAGACTTCAGGCTTGGCTTAAGGAGTGGAATAATTCTTTGCAATGTACTTAATAAAATGCAGCCTGGAGCTGTGTCCAAG GTTGTTGAAAGTCCGGTTGACTCTGCACTTATTCCTGATGGAGCAGCCTTGTCTGCATTCCAATACTTTGAGAATGTCCGTAATTTTTTGGTTGCTGCACAGGAGTTGGGGATTCCTTCTTTTGAAGCATCTGATTTGGAACAG GGTGGAAAATCATCAAGGGTTGTTAGCTGTGTTTTGGGACTTAAAGCCTACAGCGAGTGGAAACAGACAGGTGGGACTGGAGTCTGGAAATTTGGTGGAAATGTAAAATCCACAACATCAGCAAAACAATTTGTACGCAAAAATTCTGAGCCATTCTCTAGTTCCCTCTCAAGGAGTGTGTCAATGAATGAAAAATCCACGAATGGTGTATGCACTGAGGCTGAAAGTAACAAAATG TCCAGCTCTTCCTTAAGCAACCTTGTTCGTGCAATTCTGATTGATAAGAAGCCTGAAGAAGTTCCTAAT CTTGTGGAGTCAGTGCTGAATAAGGTTGTTGAGGAGTTTGAACAGCGGATTACAAGCCAAATTCAATTG AACAAAGCAATAACTCCAAAGGACTCAGCAGTTTCCTGTGGGAACAAGTTCGTTCAGAAACATTCTTCAGCCAGCACAAAG GCTGACCAAAGAACTGTAACACTGATGAAAGAAGAGAATCGCATCGTCAGTGAGGAACTTCAAAGAAGGTACATGATGCAGAACACATTTGTTGACCAACAGCAACAAGACATCAAG GACCTGAAGCAAACTCTTTTGACTACAAAAGCGGGTATGCAGTTCATGCAAATGAAGTTTCATGAGGAAATGCAAAATATTG GCATCCACATACATGGCCTAGCACACGCAGCTTCTGGTTATCATAGAGTTCTTGAAGAAAATCGCAGGCTTTACAATCAAGTGCAAGACCTTAAAG GAAGCATAAGGGTTTATTGTCGAGTAAGACCCTTTTTGCCTGGGCAATCAAGTTATATCAGTAATGTCGATCATATAGACGATGGTAGCATTACAATAGGTGTTCCATCAAAGAATGGGAAAGGACGCAAGTCTTTTAATTTCAATAAAGTATTTGGACCCTCTGCAACTCAAG GAGAGGTGTTTTCAGACACGCAGCAACTGATTAGATCAGTTCTGGATGGGTACAATGTGTGCATTTTTGCTTATGGCCAAACTGGATCAGGAAAAACCTACACAATg ACGGGGCCTAAGGATCTTACAGAACAAAGCCGAGGGGTGAACTACAGGGCGTTAGGTGATTTGTTCCTTCTTGCAGAGCAAAGAAAGGACACCTTCCTCTATGATGTGTCTGTGCAAATGATTGAGATATATAACGAGCAAGTCAGGGATCTCCTTGTTTCTGATGGTGTACACAAAAG ATTAGAAATTCGTAGTGCTTCTCAAGGACTAACAGTACCAGATGCCAGTCTGGTTCGTGTGGCTTCAACTTCCGACGTCATTGATTTGATGAATCTTGGACAAAGGAATCGTGCAGTGAGTGCAACAGCACTCAATGACCGCAGTAGCCGCTCTCACAG TTGCCTAACTGTTCATGTTCAAGGAAGAGACTTGACTTCTGGGGCCATTCTTCGCGGCTGTATGCATTTGGTTGATCTTGCTGGAAGTGAGAGAGTGGATAAATCTGAAGTAACAGGAGATAGACTTAAAGAGGCACAGCACATTAACAAGTCTCTCTCAGCTTTAGGTGATGTAATCTCTGCCCTGGCGCAAAAGAATGCACACGTTCCATATCGTAACAGCAAACTTACACAACTACTTCAAGACTCACTAG GTGGGCAAGCCAAAACATTGATGTTTGTTCACATAAGTCCTGAACCTGATGCCATAGGAGAAACAATTAGCACACTTAAATTTGCAGAACGTGTCTCTACTGTTGAACTTGGTGCTGCCCGAGTAAATAAAGACACTACAGATGTCAAAGAGCTCAAAGAACAG ATTGCTAGTCTGAAAGCTGCCTTGGCAAGAAAAGAGACGGAATCGGTCTCCATGAGTTATAAGGTTACTAGCAGTCCATGTGGTTTGCAGTCATCACCTTTTCAATCTAATCTACAAGGGCGAGAGATGTTGGGAAATTCAAACATCCAGAGGAAACCAGTGGAGGATGTAGGCAACAGAGAG GTCTCCAGTAATTCTGCATTCAGACAAAGGAGGCAAAGCTTTGATCTTGATGAGTTATTAGGAAATTCCTCTCCCTGGCCACCTGCTAGCAGTCCTTCCGAAAACTATGTAGAAGATGATAGTAACATGAGCTCAGGGGAGTGGGTAGACAAGGTCATGGTGAACAAACAGGAAGCTGCCCGTGGAGTTGGAAACCTGTTTGGATGTTGGGAATCCGAAAAAGGCAATGGCTCGGATGTGCTTTATGAGAATTATCTTTCAGATTCATCTAAAGTATACCAAGAAAAAACAACTAGTCTTTTCCAAATGAGCAATCACTTTGACATCACTGCTTCTGAAGATTTAGATGAGTTTGATGCCACTACCAGCGATTCGTCTGAGCCAGATTTGCTTTGGCAATTCAATAATTCAAAAGTTAACACTTTCCCTAGTAGTGGGAATGGCTCAAAGATACAAAAACCAAATACAAAACCGGGAAAGATCCCAGAATCAAG GAATGTGGTTCATAAAGTAGGGCCTCCACTATCACGACAGACAAGTGGAATTAGCCACAATCAGCGGAATGGCAGACAGGCCATGACTGCTGAAATGAAGCGAAAAGCTGGAAGCAGGAAGTAG